The following are encoded in a window of Magnolia sinica isolate HGM2019 chromosome 11, MsV1, whole genome shotgun sequence genomic DNA:
- the LOC131218542 gene encoding noroxomaritidine synthase 2-like produces the protein MGAWVMMNLWCYPEILLAFACFFFIYILRNKNKVLVNWPLVGMLPSLLLNLHRLHDWCTQLLRQSGSTFEFHGPWLAGMELLITCDPANTNHILSNNFSNYPKGSDFSKIFDILGDGIFNSDSDVWQVQRKMAHTLMNAAKFRQYVAKRSREKVENGLMPVLEYKARRGDVVDLQDVLKRFTFDSTCILVFGADPGSLSLSFPTVPFSKAMDDAMEVLMFRHVVPESCWMLLRWLKIGEEKKFAEAWKTIDCFINEHISKRMEELTESKMDTKEEEMDESVDLLKSYIKYRCEDETGISKSDGFLRDTVMNLMLAGRDTVSAGLTWFCWLISKNPRVESKILDELRATSIITQGGNAQKPAVFEPEELSRLVYLHAALCESLRLFPPVPFEHKGVLQQEILPSGEVVRPSTKIMFSLYAMGRMEGIWGEDCLEFKPERWITERGRLRFEPSYKFIAFNAGPRTCLGKDVAFTQMKVAAAAVLYNFHFEVVDGHPVEPKISIILHMKNGLMVRIRERRCA, from the coding sequence ATGGGTGCATGGGTAATGATGAACCTATGGTGCTACCCTGAAATCCTCTTAGCTTTTGCCTGTTTTTTCTTCATTTACATCTTGAGAAACAAGAACAAGGTTCTTGTGAATTGGCCTCTTGTTGGAATGCTACCTTCCCTTCTTCTCAACCTCCACAGATTACATGATTGGTGCACCCAACTTCTCCGGCAAAGCGGGTCCACGTTCGAGTTCCATGGGCCATGGCTCGCTGGTATGGAGCTCTTAATAACATGCGATCCAGCTAATACCAACCACATACTCTCCAACAACTTCTCCAACTATCCTAAGGGCTCTGATTTCTCCAAAATCTTCGATATTCTTGGAGATGGGATTTTCAATTCCGACTCCGATGTGTGGCAGGTTCAAAGGAAGATGGCTCACACTCTCATGAACGCTGCGAAGTTCCGCCAATACGTGGCGAAGAGAAGCCGCGAAAAGGTGGAGAATGGACTCATGCCTGTTCTTGAATACAAGGCCCGTCGAGGCGACGTCGTCGATCTCCAAGATGTTTTAAAGAGGTTTACGTTTGATAGCACGTGCATCTTGGTTTTCGGTGCTGATCCTGGATCTCTTTCCTTAAGCTTTCCAACGGTGCCGTTCTCAAAGGCTATGGATGATGCGATGGAGGTGTTGATGTTCCGGCATGTCGTGCCGGAGAGCTGTTGGATGTTGCTAAGGTGGCTGAAGATTGGGGAAGAGAAGAAATTCGCCGAAGCTTGGAAAACCATCGATTGTTTCATCAACGAACATATTTCGAAGCGAATGGAAGAATTGACTGAATCAAAAATGGATACTAAAGAGGAAGAAATGGACGAGTCTGTTGATTTATTAAAATCTTACATCAAGTATCGATGCGAAGATGAAACAGGTATCTCAAAATCCGATGGGTTTCTCAGAGATACTGTAATGAATCTCATGCTTGCAGGGAGAGACACGGTGAGTGCTGGTCTCACATGGTTCTGCTGGCTAATTTCAAAAAACCCAAGAGTCGAATCGAAGATATTAGATGAACTGAGGGCGACTTCCATCATAACACAAGGAGGGAATGCACAAAAACCTGCAGTGTTTGAGCCTGAGGAGCTCAGCAGGCTGGTTTATCTACATGCCGCCTTATGCGAATCTCTACGGCTATTTCCGCCTGTTCCATTCGAGCATAAAGGAGTTCTCCAACAAGAAATTCTTCCCAGTGGAGAGGTAGTTCGACCGAGTACAAAGATCATGTTTTCGTTGTATGCGATGGGAAGGATGGAAGGCATATGGGGCGAAGATTGCTTAGAATTCAAGCCCGAGAGGTGGATTACGGAGCGAGGGAGATTGAGATTTGAGCCATCCTACAAGTTCATAGCATTCAACGCCGGGCCTCGGACCTGTCTGGGTAAGGATGTCGCATTCACACAAATGAAGGTTGCCGCTGCTGCTGTGCTCTATAACTTTCATTTTGAAGTGGTGGATGGACACCCTGTGGAGCCTAAGATCTCCATAATTCTTCACATGAAGAACGGATTGATGGTCAGGATTAGAGAAAGAAGGTGTGCATGA